One genomic window of Cellulophaga sp. Hel_I_12 includes the following:
- a CDS encoding P-II family nitrogen regulator produces MKEIKAFVKPNRIQRVIEALSDNGFESMTLSQAEGTGAFKAKGARPSLDFRITDSPVVKLELVCQNEEAQAAIEIILKNGKTEEPGDGIIYIANIEDAFQIKTGDSLKRYDL; encoded by the coding sequence ATGAAAGAAATAAAAGCATTTGTAAAACCGAACCGAATCCAAAGAGTCATTGAAGCACTATCAGATAATGGATTTGAAAGTATGACCCTTTCACAAGCAGAAGGTACTGGCGCATTCAAGGCAAAAGGTGCAAGACCTTCGTTGGATTTTCGTATTACCGATAGTCCTGTGGTTAAGCTGGAATTGGTCTGTCAAAATGAGGAAGCCCAAGCTGCCATTGAAATAATTTTAAAAAATGGCAAAACGGAAGAACCTGGAGACGGCATTATCTATATAGCAAATATTGAAGATGCCTTTCAGATTAAAACTGGGGATTCCTTAAAACGGTACGACCTATAA